The stretch of DNA TCTCTACAATGTCTCATCTCTGGCTTAGTGTGGTCTCTGTTGTCCCAAAAGGATTAACGCAGCAGTGATGCTCTTCTGGTGTTGTAATATAAACAGAATGGTGTATTAAGTACTGTGTTTTCTAAAGCAGAAGAAAGGCACTTCATGCTTATGACTAAAACAGTTTAGTGTTTTTTCTTACTCAGCTTTCTGGGCTGAAGTTGGCAGCCAACAGACTCAACACAGTACAGTTCACAACATTTTGAAATGCAACTGTGATGTTTATTGTGTGCTCTAGATGTGGACAGTTAGTAGGAGTTCTGTGCAGGGAATCCTGAACGGCTGCAAAGGCTGGCTGACCGTATACAGTCGGTATACATTAATACCAGGAGTGATATATGTATATACCTGTATTAACTGTGATATGTTTAGCGAACTGCTTACTCGTCTAAAAGGACTTGCATGGTTCGAGTGTGTGATACCACCGTGGTGATACCTAATATGCTGTGATTCTTGTACACATACCCGCAATAAAAGTAGTTTGAATTAGCTGGAAGACAGTAAATTAATCGCTTAAAATCTCTAGTATTGTAAAATAAAGTCCGAAAAATATTGGGGCTCTCCCTTGTATTTTCTGCTTCGGGTACGAAGCACGCGTACAAAGTGTCAGTCTCTCCCAGTCCCTAAAAAAGATAGCAAATTCATATTGAATGAGGACGTGATGACGGAGGAACAAAAGGACAGATCAACCTTTATTACAAGTAATGGcacaagaaagggaaaaaaaactgatcagtgaaaaacacacacacaacacaacacaaggtCGCCGACCAGCCCTTTTGAAGCTAATTTATTCATATTGTATTGACACTCTTTTAGACTCGACTCAACgatttaatattattgttaatTTATTAAAAAACGGATAAGCTGACTGTCTATATAAGCGCAAAAAGTACGAGTTTCCCTAACGGCGCTGCTGCGGAACTGGTTTGTTTACTTCTGCCGGTTAGCCCCGCGGTCCGGCTGCATGTCGACGTAATTTGCGACCGTTGGATTGCGTTTTGCGAGATTTCTAAATCGCATCGCGCTTATGAGGGAAAACATCGGTACGTACCTTGACCTTTTACTATTCACATCACAATTGTTATATGTTTTCTTTTATGATTCAAGAGAAGCGGCGCCGGCTTCGTTGAATGCGAGAACGGGGAGAACACTTGTTTAGGGTTAGCCCAAACTACAATGAGTTACGTTGTTCCGAAAAGAAACTTTCAGGTCGTGTGGCCTCTTATGTCGTCAGACTACTCAGTGGATCGATTACACAAGAAAGGTGGGAGTTCATCTGTTTGGATTGACTCCCTGATATAATGTTCTCGCTGTTCCGTATGCAGGTGCTCATCCGGGATCCGTTCATCTCGCTTCATATCATATACAGTAGTTGTGACGGAAGACATCGGTCCTTGACCTTTTGGTATTCACGTCATATTTGTTATATCTTTTGTTTCAGGAATCAAAACAAGCGGCGCCGGCTTTGTTGAATGCGAGGTTAGTCCAAAGCGCAATCAGTTACATTCTTCTGATGAAATTTTCATATCATGTGGTGCTGTGTGTCGTCAAATTGCATTCGAAATGGGTCACTCAACAAAGGTAGGTATTTTATCTGTTTGCACTAAATTCGTTAGTCAATATAGTGTTTCCCAGTCAACCACatctgtcctacggatgtccggTTATTATCCCAGAACAAACTGCCTGAACCGATGTCCTATAGATCTCCGTAGGATACCCTTAAAGGATATCTAATGTCCCAAAATTATACAATGAACTACGGACGTCGGATGGACAGAGGACGTCGTGTGGGCGTCCGTGTCAGAAGACTTCGCAGTGAAATTCGATTAGAATTAGTGCTGCAACTTCAATAAGCATTAATCTAGTGTACCTGGCTCACAAGTTGGCTTTATTGGTACTTGTGATCCCAAAATGCAGTTCATTACCGCGACGCATTTTTGACTGGGGTAGGAGATCATGAACGAAATCGAGAGCAGCTCACGGCTGGCAACAGTGGGCAGGCGGCCGTGGCGGTTGGTTTTGACCAGTTTGCCCGTCGATGAGTGTGTCAGCTACACAAGTTGGTACTTGTGCACGCTTCGGTTAAAGTATCGCTGAAGCAGCAACGTGTACGACAGGTAAGCTATGCAAAAACAGAACGGCGAGCCGACGCCGCTCATAGTCGTCTTCCACAACAGGTCAGGCAGCAAGGAGCGATTGAGCCGGACGCCATATTGCTGTCTCCAGGTTATCACAACAGCTGAGGACATCAGCTACGGATATGTCAAACAACAAACGGTGTTCGTTCAAGCGGTGGCATCGCTGATCGAGGTGGGTACACCTATCCTGTCAGAGTGCAATATATTTCGGATAACGAAGTGTTTTCAGGTAGTATTTCTGATTTGGGTTCAGAGGTTCATTTTGCGTTGTGACATATGTATCTGCGTAGGTCTAGAACGACGCATGGAATTAACTGACGGTGATAAAATAAAGCTATGCTCAGTGTTGTAAAAGCTATAGCTAGGATGCTCCAGAAAAATCTTAAACCTGTTCTTTTGCAGTGAAGAAGTGGGAGCTGACTTACACACCAACTACATTCCTCCAGTCTAAGGGACTGTAGCACTCGCAGATGTGCCGCTTTGAAGTTTCTTATTGTGTAATAAACGTTCGTTGTTCTGTATATGCTGTCTTTACTGTGTAACCACcacaagtaaataaaataatatactaCCTGTAGAACCCAATAAAAACCTGCCACAGCGTCCGCAGGATAACCACAGAACAGCCCACTACATGCCTCAAATTATCCAAAATAAGTCCTCTGTCCGTCGGCCAGGATGTCCTGTAGACCGGTTCGGGCGGTAACATTGAACAAACTATGTTAGTACAATTTCCATCCGTGGGAAGTTTCCCGACGTCCTGCGGACGTCTGGTTGTCCGAGGTCGttactccatgggacatcctaAGGTTGTATATGGCTGACTGGGTTTCGCTCTCCCATGTgcaggtgcccatcaaacagTCTTTTCGTCTCTTGCGTATCAGCAAGGAAGATACCGGTAATTCGTTGGAAAAAAAGTTGGTTGCATGTTACTCGATTTGTTATCGTGTGCGCGGAGATATTTCTGTGGTATATACTGTTCCGTGTTAATAAATAATTCAAATGGACCCGGCTGTTtctatttttgtgtgtgcacgGTTGTGGAATAACAGCGGGAGAGGGTattggagagagagaaagggcgATGAGCACCTCCGGCAAACCTCCTGGAGAAAAGCGTGTTCTGTACCTCCTCGGCTTTAGCAGGTTCACGGTACCTTCCAGATCAGGGGTTACATTATTGCAATTTTTTACCTTTTGAATGAGCGGTCGTCAGACGGtaccagatttagagtgtagggccGGATCTGCAATTCGACAAGTTGATCCAGGAGGAAGTCAACCACGTCGATGTTCCGCCGTCTCATCTTGCCGATATCAGTTTTCCTATCTCTGCTGATGACATTGCCAAGGAAACAGCCAGGGATCCTCTCTTTTCAGGCCTATACCGGTATATCCTGGAAGGATGGCCTTCTCGTGTATCTCCGGATGCTGAACCGTTTGCTGCCCGACAAACTGAACTCACAGTGCTTCGCGACTGTATTGTCTGGGGGATGCGAACGGTGATACCGAGGAAGTTCAGGTCTAAGGTCCTAGATGTCTTGCATTCCGGTCACACCGGCCAGACGAAGATGAAGTTGCTTGCCCGGTCTTACGCGTGGTGGCCGAAGATAGACAAGGACATTGAGACCTTATGCGGTAGTTGTGAAGAATGTGCAGAGTTCAGTGAACAAAAGCGGCCTGTTCCTCTCCACCAATGGGAGCCTCCAGCTGGACCATGGGTTCGCGTTGATTGTGACTTCGCTGAATTCAAACATCAGCATTTCCTCATCACTATCGACGCCTACAGCAAATGACCTGAGGTGGCGTACATGCCGACAGCTTCTGCCTCCGCCACCACGACATCGCTGCAAGACATCTTCGTCCGCCAAAGGCTTCCTGAGCAGCTGGTTACAGACAATGGACCCCAATTCACCAGCCAGACCTTCAAGGACTTTGTAACAAAGCATGGCATTCAACACGTTCTTACACCGCCTTACCACCCAAAGTCAAACGGACAAGCAGAAAACTTCGTACGCACGTTCAAGTCCGCCTTGCGGATGGGAGGAACAACCAAGGACGGAATTCAAAAGTTCCTGACGCAGTACCGCGTCACCCCACATGCAACGACAGGCAAATCTCCATCTATGCTCCTCATGGGAAGACAAATCAGAACGGCTATTGACCTCTTGCGACCCGCCTTAGACACACATCGCCTACATGCTGCGACCAGGCAGAAACGGAATTACGACCGGTGTGCGCAGGACAGACTTTTTGAGGTTGACCAACCAGTTTGGGCTGCTGATCCGATGGACAGGCAACACTGGGTTAAGGGATCC from Ornithodoros turicata isolate Travis unplaced genomic scaffold, ASM3712646v1 Chromosome13, whole genome shotgun sequence encodes:
- the LOC135372082 gene encoding uncharacterized protein K02A2.6-like, which codes for MPTASASATTTSLQDIFVRQRLPEQLVTDNGPQFTSQTFKDFVTKHGIQHVLTPPYHPKSNGQAENFVRTFKSALRMGGTTKDGIQKFLTQYRVTPHATTGKSPSMLLMGRQIRTAIDLLRPALDTHRLHAATRQKRNYDRCAQDRLFEVDQPVWAADPMDRQHWVKGSITGKVGTVIYEVQFAGGRRRRVHADQLKTRLTADSSEPSQTPSRRSARPCRINHSFVFELTGRTCLFYL